In Choloepus didactylus isolate mChoDid1 chromosome 6, mChoDid1.pri, whole genome shotgun sequence, one DNA window encodes the following:
- the ST14 gene encoding suppressor of tumorigenicity 14 protein isoform X1, translating into MKSNRARQGGGGPRDFGAELKYSSQHQNMNGLEEGVEFLPANNAKKVEKHGPKCWVVLAAVVTGVSVLSLLVGFLVWHFQSRNAQVPMIFNGHLRITNEKFLDAYEDSNSTEFVNLATKVKEALKLLYRGIPVLGPYHKESAVTAFSEGSVIAYYWSEFSLPQHLAEEAEWSMAQERIVTLPPRARALQSFVMTSVVAFPTDPRMAQTTRDNSCSFALHARGGELTRFTTPGFPDSPYPARAHCQWALRGDAGAVLSLTFRSFDVAPCDGHDRDMVAVYDTLSPMEPHVLVQLCGAYPPSYNLTFLSSQNVLLVTLITTTERRHPGFEATFFQLPKMSSCGGYFRQAQGTFSSPYYPAHYPPNIDCTWDIEVPANRNVKVRFNVFYLVEPEVALGTCTKDYVEIHGARYCGEKPQFVVTSNSSRVTVRFHSDASYTDTGFLAEFLSYDSSDPCPGMFTCNTGRCIRKALRCDGWVDCADHSDELNCQCNPAHQFTCKNKFCKPLYWVCDNVNDCGDNSDELGCSCPAQNFKCGNGKCLPKSQQCDGRDNCGDGSDEATCDRVSTVTCTKHTYRCHSGLCVNKANPECDGQQDCADGSDEKDCDCGLRLFSKRSRVVGGEDADVGEWPWQVSLHAQGQGHVCGASLISPSWLVSAAHCYVDDRGFKYSDPTLWTAYLGLLDQSDRSAQGVQEHRLKRIIPHAFFNDFTYDYDIAVLELERPAEYSNVVRPVCLPDATHVFPAGKAIWVTGWGHTQEGGTGALILQKGEIRVINQTTCESLLPQQLTSRMMCVGYLSGGVDACQGDSGGPLSSVEADGRIFQAGVVSWGEGCARRDKPGVYTKLSEFRDWIKEKTGV; encoded by the exons AACATGAATGGCTTGGAGGAAGGTGTGGAGTTCTTACCAGCCAACAATGCCAAGAAGGTGGAGAAGCACGGCCCAAAGTGCTGGGTGGTGCTGGCGGCTGTGGTCACTGGCGTCTCCGTGCTGTCCCTCCTGGTTGGCTTCCTGGTGTGGCACTTCCAGT CCCGGAACGCGCAGGTCCCCATGATCTTCAACGGCCACCTGAGGATCACAAATGAGAAATTCCTGGATGCCTACGAGGACTCCAACTCCACAGAGTTTGTAAACCTGGCCACCAAGGTGAAGGAAGCG CTGAAGCTGCTGTACAGAGGGATCCCCGTCCTGGGCCCCTACCATAAGGAGTCGGCCGTGACGGCTTTCAG CGAGGGCAGCGTCATCGCGTACTACTGGTCTGAGTTCAGCCTCCCACAGCACCTGGCGGAGGAGGCCGAGTGGTCCATGGCGCAGGAGCGCATCGTCACGCTGCCGCCCCGTGCCCGCGCTCTCCAGTCCTTCGTCATGACGTCCGTGGTGGCCTTCC CCACGGACCCGAGAATGGCCCAAACAACCCGGGACA ACAGCTGCAGCTTCGCCCTGCACGCCCGAGGCGGGGAGCTGACGCGCTTCACCACGCCCGGCTTCCCCGACAGCCCCTACCCGGCCCGTGCTCACTGCCAGTGGGCCCTGCGGGGGGACGCCGGGGCCGTGCTGAGCCTCACCTTCCGCAGCTTCGACGTGGCGCCCTGCGACGGGCACGACAGAGACATGGTGGCCGTGTACGACACGCTGAGCCCCATGGAGCCCCACGTGCTGGTGCA GCTCTGTGGCGCCTACCCTCCCTCCTACAACCTGaccttcctctcctcccagaaCGTCTTGCTCGTCACGCTGATCACCACCACCGAGCGGCGGCACCCGGGCTTTGAGGCCACCTTCTTCCAGCTCCCTAAGATGAGCA GCTGTGGAGGCTACTTTCGTCAAGCCCAGGGGACATTCAGCAGCCCCTATTACCCGGCCCACTACCCACCCAACATCGACTGCACCTGGGACATCGAG GTGCCGGCGAACAGGAACGTGAAGGTGCGCTTCAACGTCTTCTACCTGGTGGAGCCTGAAGTGGCCCTGGGCACCTGCACCAAGGACTACGTGGAGATCCACGGGGCGAG GTACTGCGGCGAGAAGCCCCAGTTCGTGGTCACCAGTAACAGCAGCAGGGTCACCGTTCGCTTCCACTCGGATGCGTCCTACACCGACACAGGGTTCCTGGCTGAATTCCTCTCCTACGACTCCAGTGATC CGTGTCCTGGCATGTTCACATGTAACACGGGGCGCTGTATCCGCAAGGCCCTGCGCTGCGACGGCTGGGTCGACTGCGCGGACCACAGCGATGAGCTCAACTGCC AATGCAACCCCGCCCACCAGTTCACCTGCAAGAACAAGTTCTGCAAGCCCCTCTACTGGGTCTGTGACAATGTCAACGACTGTGGGGACAACAGTGACGAGCTGGGCTGCA GCTGCCCAGCTCAGAACTTCAAGTGTGGCAACGGGAAGTGCTTGCCAAAGAGCCAGCAGTGTGATGGGCGAGACAACTGCGGGGACGGGTCGGACGAGGCCACCTGTGACAGAG TGAGCACTGTCACCTGCACCAAGCACACTTACCGCTGTCACAGCGGGCTCTGCGTGAACAAGGCCAACCCTGAGTGCGACGGGCAGCAGGACTGTGCTGACGGCTCGGACGAGAAGGACTGCG ATTGCGGGCTGCGGCTGTTCAGCAAGCGGTCGCGGGTCGTGGGGGGTGAGGATGCAGATGTGGGCGAGTGGCCCTGGCAGGTGAGCCTGCACGCCCAGGGCCAGGGCCACGTCTGCGGGGCCTCGCTCATCTCGCCCAGCTGGCTGGTGTCCGCGGCGCACTGCTACGTCGATGACAGAGGATTCAA GTACTCCGACCCCACCCTGTGGACCGCCTACCTGGGGCTGCTGGACCAGAGCGACCGCAGCGCCCAAGGGGTGCAGGAGCACCGGCTCAAGCGCATCATCCCCCACGCCTTCTTCAACGACTTCACCTACGACTACGACATCGCGGTGCTGGAGCTGGAGCGGCCGGCCGAGTACAGCAACGTGGTGCGGCCCGTCTGCCTGCCCGACGCCACCCACGTCTTCCCGGCGGGCAAGGCCATCTGGGTCACGGGCTGGGGCCACACCCAGGAGGGAG GCACTGGGGCGCTGATCCTGCAGAAGGGCGAGATCCGCGTCATCAACCAGACCACCTGTGAAAGCCTGCTGCCGCAGCAGCTCACCTCCCGCATGATGTGCGTGGGCTACCTCAGCGGGGGCGTGGACGCCTGCCAG GGCGACTCCGGGGGCCCGCTGTCCAGCGTGGAGGCCGACGGGCGAATCTTCCAGGCCGGCGTGGTGAGCTGGGGTGAGGGCTGTGCTCGGAGGGACAAGCCAGGCGTGTACACGAAGCTGTCCGAGTTTCGGGACTGGATCAAGGAGAAGACGGGGGTGTAG
- the ST14 gene encoding suppressor of tumorigenicity 14 protein isoform X2, producing MAQERIVTLPPRARALQSFVMTSVVAFPTDPRMAQTTRDNSCSFALHARGGELTRFTTPGFPDSPYPARAHCQWALRGDAGAVLSLTFRSFDVAPCDGHDRDMVAVYDTLSPMEPHVLVQLCGAYPPSYNLTFLSSQNVLLVTLITTTERRHPGFEATFFQLPKMSSCGGYFRQAQGTFSSPYYPAHYPPNIDCTWDIEVPANRNVKVRFNVFYLVEPEVALGTCTKDYVEIHGARYCGEKPQFVVTSNSSRVTVRFHSDASYTDTGFLAEFLSYDSSDPCPGMFTCNTGRCIRKALRCDGWVDCADHSDELNCQCNPAHQFTCKNKFCKPLYWVCDNVNDCGDNSDELGCSCPAQNFKCGNGKCLPKSQQCDGRDNCGDGSDEATCDRVSTVTCTKHTYRCHSGLCVNKANPECDGQQDCADGSDEKDCDCGLRLFSKRSRVVGGEDADVGEWPWQVSLHAQGQGHVCGASLISPSWLVSAAHCYVDDRGFKYSDPTLWTAYLGLLDQSDRSAQGVQEHRLKRIIPHAFFNDFTYDYDIAVLELERPAEYSNVVRPVCLPDATHVFPAGKAIWVTGWGHTQEGGTGALILQKGEIRVINQTTCESLLPQQLTSRMMCVGYLSGGVDACQGDSGGPLSSVEADGRIFQAGVVSWGEGCARRDKPGVYTKLSEFRDWIKEKTGV from the exons ATGGCGCAGGAGCGCATCGTCACGCTGCCGCCCCGTGCCCGCGCTCTCCAGTCCTTCGTCATGACGTCCGTGGTGGCCTTCC CCACGGACCCGAGAATGGCCCAAACAACCCGGGACA ACAGCTGCAGCTTCGCCCTGCACGCCCGAGGCGGGGAGCTGACGCGCTTCACCACGCCCGGCTTCCCCGACAGCCCCTACCCGGCCCGTGCTCACTGCCAGTGGGCCCTGCGGGGGGACGCCGGGGCCGTGCTGAGCCTCACCTTCCGCAGCTTCGACGTGGCGCCCTGCGACGGGCACGACAGAGACATGGTGGCCGTGTACGACACGCTGAGCCCCATGGAGCCCCACGTGCTGGTGCA GCTCTGTGGCGCCTACCCTCCCTCCTACAACCTGaccttcctctcctcccagaaCGTCTTGCTCGTCACGCTGATCACCACCACCGAGCGGCGGCACCCGGGCTTTGAGGCCACCTTCTTCCAGCTCCCTAAGATGAGCA GCTGTGGAGGCTACTTTCGTCAAGCCCAGGGGACATTCAGCAGCCCCTATTACCCGGCCCACTACCCACCCAACATCGACTGCACCTGGGACATCGAG GTGCCGGCGAACAGGAACGTGAAGGTGCGCTTCAACGTCTTCTACCTGGTGGAGCCTGAAGTGGCCCTGGGCACCTGCACCAAGGACTACGTGGAGATCCACGGGGCGAG GTACTGCGGCGAGAAGCCCCAGTTCGTGGTCACCAGTAACAGCAGCAGGGTCACCGTTCGCTTCCACTCGGATGCGTCCTACACCGACACAGGGTTCCTGGCTGAATTCCTCTCCTACGACTCCAGTGATC CGTGTCCTGGCATGTTCACATGTAACACGGGGCGCTGTATCCGCAAGGCCCTGCGCTGCGACGGCTGGGTCGACTGCGCGGACCACAGCGATGAGCTCAACTGCC AATGCAACCCCGCCCACCAGTTCACCTGCAAGAACAAGTTCTGCAAGCCCCTCTACTGGGTCTGTGACAATGTCAACGACTGTGGGGACAACAGTGACGAGCTGGGCTGCA GCTGCCCAGCTCAGAACTTCAAGTGTGGCAACGGGAAGTGCTTGCCAAAGAGCCAGCAGTGTGATGGGCGAGACAACTGCGGGGACGGGTCGGACGAGGCCACCTGTGACAGAG TGAGCACTGTCACCTGCACCAAGCACACTTACCGCTGTCACAGCGGGCTCTGCGTGAACAAGGCCAACCCTGAGTGCGACGGGCAGCAGGACTGTGCTGACGGCTCGGACGAGAAGGACTGCG ATTGCGGGCTGCGGCTGTTCAGCAAGCGGTCGCGGGTCGTGGGGGGTGAGGATGCAGATGTGGGCGAGTGGCCCTGGCAGGTGAGCCTGCACGCCCAGGGCCAGGGCCACGTCTGCGGGGCCTCGCTCATCTCGCCCAGCTGGCTGGTGTCCGCGGCGCACTGCTACGTCGATGACAGAGGATTCAA GTACTCCGACCCCACCCTGTGGACCGCCTACCTGGGGCTGCTGGACCAGAGCGACCGCAGCGCCCAAGGGGTGCAGGAGCACCGGCTCAAGCGCATCATCCCCCACGCCTTCTTCAACGACTTCACCTACGACTACGACATCGCGGTGCTGGAGCTGGAGCGGCCGGCCGAGTACAGCAACGTGGTGCGGCCCGTCTGCCTGCCCGACGCCACCCACGTCTTCCCGGCGGGCAAGGCCATCTGGGTCACGGGCTGGGGCCACACCCAGGAGGGAG GCACTGGGGCGCTGATCCTGCAGAAGGGCGAGATCCGCGTCATCAACCAGACCACCTGTGAAAGCCTGCTGCCGCAGCAGCTCACCTCCCGCATGATGTGCGTGGGCTACCTCAGCGGGGGCGTGGACGCCTGCCAG GGCGACTCCGGGGGCCCGCTGTCCAGCGTGGAGGCCGACGGGCGAATCTTCCAGGCCGGCGTGGTGAGCTGGGGTGAGGGCTGTGCTCGGAGGGACAAGCCAGGCGTGTACACGAAGCTGTCCGAGTTTCGGGACTGGATCAAGGAGAAGACGGGGGTGTAG